The Pseudobacteriovorax antillogorgiicola genome has a window encoding:
- a CDS encoding response regulator, with amino-acid sequence MVKGSKVVQKPQSQQDVWHLCNQAMLFELGLKGEPDLARAIELYQQAAALGSQYAQGKISEIAKNFPEKKLQLLNGTVGYDVLVEQGLDHDLDNLDQASAQHGNELKQKILIVDDSPDTVLIFKKILQSRDVRVLTASNGKEAFQEVREHPDIACVFVDLQMPEMNGFEFITLIRRMHMLEDIPIVVETAHTSRPLVKHGKAKGVSAWVMKPIEQEKILDLVDKLL; translated from the coding sequence ATGGTAAAGGGCTCGAAAGTTGTTCAAAAACCGCAGTCACAACAGGATGTTTGGCATCTTTGCAACCAAGCCATGTTGTTTGAGCTTGGCTTAAAGGGGGAACCAGACCTTGCAAGAGCCATCGAACTCTACCAACAGGCTGCCGCATTAGGAAGTCAATACGCTCAAGGCAAGATCTCTGAAATCGCCAAAAACTTTCCCGAGAAAAAGTTACAGCTCCTAAATGGTACGGTGGGCTATGACGTCCTAGTGGAGCAAGGCCTGGACCACGATCTCGACAACCTCGATCAAGCATCTGCTCAGCACGGCAACGAACTGAAGCAAAAGATACTCATTGTCGACGACTCACCGGACACCGTTTTGATTTTCAAGAAAATCCTTCAGTCCAGAGATGTCCGCGTTTTAACAGCCTCGAACGGCAAGGAAGCATTCCAAGAGGTGCGCGAGCATCCAGATATTGCATGTGTCTTCGTCGATCTACAGATGCCTGAGATGAATGGCTTTGAGTTTATCACCCTTATTCGCCGAATGCATATGCTTGAGGATATCCCTATTGTGGTGGAAACCGCCCATACCAGTCGCCCTTTGGTAAAACATGGCAAGGCCAAAGGAGTTTCTGCATGGGTCATGAAACCTATCGAGCAAGAAAAGATCCTTGATCTCGTCGATAAACTTCTTTGA
- a CDS encoding DEAD/DEAH box helicase, with product MSSRKLVQEGRTMSLSELLAEIREQTSPQMWSKGVELSRRDAVTADDDGDGEVSLRVLDRGLGRSAQVQLWPDDLDWNSDCSCNADPCYHVIAAAIVLKQSRDQGVSLPKSKTASGKIVYRFQSTSQGLSFHRFIKTDEQETPLTVPLTTSRGTRADIDLSPTKADLGIDVALGRTLQGIIEGKVFEKMSPFLKNIEDVYLDGKKVTVSTEPVGLIVTITDQGTGVFMKGGLDPRIETAFKNNIALIKDSLHPIKDFKLLPGEYKILKSGKFFASSELISLSSQILPGLREKVTVDNQAGNLPELSYDTPRLEMDLKTVGDRLQATPYIVYGSPAIARLQGDELETFGTKVPVRNQDAERKLRDQLSRELGLEPGQTRLYFGEQGVKYLETIKSWRGDLKGQGEKDFALKPALIPSLSLTGNDFNLSFSSSDQGGSEVSPAAVFSAWEKNQSLVKLKTGGWAPLPADWLQKYGQKVLELLMAKEGRAELPKTAIPSLVRLSQDLGQTPSAELLRFKETLENFEKIPASPMPASLNADLRPYQVDGYHWLSYLKQHQLGALLADDMGLGKTLQTIAILEGRCLVVVPTSVMTNWKKELSKFRPQLRVNIYHGPQRRFEPKADVTITSYGLLRLDIETFKAKSFDIVVLDEAQWIKNPDSQVSQAAFQLNASFRVALSGTPVENSLEDLWSQFQFLNPGLLGNRQYFKDQYVKPILDGQAGASAYLQRKIKPFLLRRVKRDVAKELPPKTEKVLYTELSETERQIYDALRAATQKDIVEKLNAGGSVIEALEALLRMRQACCHPSLLPQQQAASSSKLNLLLETLETALAEGHKALVFSQWTSFLDLMEPRFKEAEIPYLRLDGSTRNRGTIVDAFQKIDGPPVLMMSLKAGGVGLNLSQADHVFIMDPWWNPAVEDQAADRAHRIGQENPVMVHPVVALDTVEEKILELQAQKRQLAEAAIGGGQGALKMTRDDILGLFE from the coding sequence ATGTCGTCTCGAAAGCTTGTCCAAGAAGGGAGAACCATGTCACTTTCTGAGTTACTGGCGGAAATACGCGAGCAAACAAGCCCTCAAATGTGGTCGAAAGGTGTCGAATTGAGTCGTCGCGATGCTGTCACCGCTGATGACGATGGCGACGGTGAGGTTAGTTTACGGGTGCTTGACCGCGGCCTGGGACGCAGTGCTCAAGTTCAGCTTTGGCCTGATGACCTAGATTGGAACTCCGACTGTAGCTGCAATGCAGACCCCTGCTACCACGTCATCGCTGCTGCAATAGTGCTTAAGCAGTCGCGGGATCAAGGGGTGAGCCTCCCGAAATCGAAAACTGCTTCTGGAAAAATCGTCTATCGTTTTCAATCCACCAGCCAAGGACTGTCCTTCCATCGCTTTATTAAGACCGACGAACAAGAGACTCCGCTAACGGTGCCATTGACAACAAGTCGCGGAACGCGAGCTGATATCGATCTTTCACCAACCAAGGCTGATTTGGGAATCGACGTCGCATTAGGTCGAACCTTGCAAGGAATTATAGAGGGTAAGGTTTTCGAAAAGATGAGCCCTTTTTTAAAAAATATTGAAGACGTCTACCTTGACGGCAAGAAAGTAACGGTTAGTACAGAGCCGGTCGGCCTGATCGTTACCATTACCGATCAGGGCACGGGGGTCTTTATGAAAGGTGGTCTCGATCCGAGGATTGAAACAGCATTCAAAAACAATATTGCTTTGATCAAAGACTCCCTGCATCCCATTAAGGACTTCAAGCTTCTACCTGGAGAGTATAAAATTCTCAAAAGCGGTAAATTTTTCGCTTCCAGTGAGTTGATCAGCCTCTCAAGTCAGATCCTACCAGGGCTCCGGGAAAAAGTTACCGTCGATAACCAAGCTGGGAATCTACCTGAACTCAGCTATGATACCCCCCGCCTTGAAATGGACTTAAAAACTGTAGGGGATCGTCTCCAAGCAACACCCTATATCGTTTACGGTAGTCCGGCGATTGCAAGACTTCAAGGAGATGAGTTAGAAACGTTCGGCACCAAGGTTCCTGTGCGAAACCAAGATGCCGAACGAAAACTTCGCGATCAACTATCCCGCGAGCTGGGCTTAGAACCGGGACAAACGAGATTGTACTTTGGCGAGCAGGGCGTTAAATATCTTGAAACTATCAAATCTTGGCGTGGCGACCTGAAAGGTCAAGGGGAAAAAGACTTCGCGTTAAAACCTGCCTTGATTCCTTCCCTATCTCTGACTGGAAACGACTTTAATCTTAGCTTTTCAAGCTCAGATCAGGGAGGCAGTGAAGTATCGCCAGCAGCAGTTTTTAGCGCATGGGAAAAGAATCAGTCACTTGTGAAGCTTAAAACTGGTGGTTGGGCACCATTGCCTGCGGATTGGTTGCAGAAATACGGGCAAAAAGTTCTAGAGCTACTGATGGCCAAGGAAGGTAGGGCTGAATTGCCGAAGACGGCGATCCCCAGCTTGGTTCGCCTTAGTCAGGATCTAGGCCAGACCCCAAGTGCCGAACTTTTGAGGTTCAAGGAAACCCTGGAAAACTTCGAAAAGATACCAGCCTCGCCGATGCCTGCATCATTAAACGCTGATCTTCGCCCTTATCAAGTTGATGGCTACCATTGGCTTTCGTACCTTAAACAACATCAACTCGGCGCTCTTTTAGCCGACGACATGGGCCTTGGCAAGACCTTGCAAACTATCGCTATACTTGAGGGTCGCTGCTTGGTTGTCGTGCCAACCAGCGTCATGACCAACTGGAAAAAAGAGCTGAGCAAGTTCAGGCCTCAGCTCCGGGTGAATATTTACCATGGCCCCCAAAGACGCTTCGAACCCAAAGCTGATGTGACGATCACGTCCTACGGCCTACTTCGGCTAGATATTGAAACCTTCAAAGCAAAATCGTTCGATATTGTAGTCTTAGACGAGGCTCAATGGATTAAAAATCCTGATAGTCAAGTGAGCCAGGCTGCCTTTCAGTTGAATGCTTCGTTTCGGGTAGCGTTATCAGGAACTCCCGTAGAAAACAGCCTTGAAGATCTCTGGAGTCAATTTCAGTTCCTTAATCCAGGACTATTGGGCAATCGCCAGTACTTTAAAGATCAATATGTAAAACCTATTCTAGATGGTCAAGCGGGAGCCTCAGCCTATCTTCAGCGTAAGATCAAGCCATTCCTTTTACGCCGAGTAAAAAGAGATGTTGCCAAAGAGTTGCCACCAAAAACAGAAAAAGTCTTATACACAGAGCTTTCTGAGACCGAGCGACAAATTTATGATGCCCTTCGTGCGGCAACACAAAAAGATATTGTTGAGAAGCTCAATGCTGGTGGCAGTGTGATTGAAGCACTCGAAGCTTTACTTCGGATGAGACAGGCGTGCTGCCACCCATCCTTGCTACCTCAGCAGCAAGCGGCTAGCTCATCCAAGCTTAACCTTTTGCTAGAAACCCTTGAAACAGCACTGGCAGAAGGCCATAAGGCGCTTGTATTTTCTCAATGGACAAGCTTTCTCGATCTTATGGAACCGCGATTTAAGGAAGCGGAGATACCATACCTTCGCCTGGATGGAAGCACCCGCAATCGAGGCACAATAGTAGACGCCTTTCAGAAGATCGATGGTCCTCCCGTACTAATGATGTCATTGAAAGCAGGAGGAGTGGGCTTAAACCTTTCTCAAGCTGACCACGTTTTTATTATGGACCCTTGGTGGAACCCAGCTGTGGAAGACCAGGCTGCAGACCGCGCTCATCGTATTGGGCAGGAAAACCCCGTTATGGTCCATCCTGTTGTGGCTCTGGATACAGTCGAAGAGAAAATCTTGGAGCTTCAGGCTCAAAAGCGCCAGCTTGCAGAGGCTGCAATCGGTGGTGGACAGGGAGCCCTCAAGATGACCCGAGACGATATCTTAGGGCTTTTTGAATAA
- a CDS encoding NADH:flavin oxidoreductase: MNIKQQFKFKNGVTMANAIALAPMTNTQSHEDGRVSEDEIAWLRRRAKGGFGMVITCASHVLKEGQGWPGQMGIFADELLPGLQSAAQGIRDEGSLGVVQIYHGGIRSPKKLTGLTPQSAIAHAPSDNLPDGADPMSEATIERIIEGFIAAAVRAEKAGFDGIEVHGAHGYLLTQFMDTSNQRSDSWGGSYENRSRIYRRIVRGIRGKVSSSFLVGVRISPESYPGQGGLLLDESLRLSQDLIDDGIDFLHVSLWDVFKDSEQRPGESLLDIFVGAVDGQVPLMVAGKVSRPQQAEDVKNRGADLVALGRVAIGNPDWPHLAGDADYQPAEPPFSESYLREQALGSSFISYMKRWDGFVKAD; this comes from the coding sequence ATGAACATTAAGCAGCAATTTAAGTTTAAAAATGGGGTGACCATGGCTAATGCAATAGCATTAGCTCCGATGACCAATACTCAAAGCCATGAGGATGGGCGGGTGAGTGAAGATGAAATCGCTTGGCTCCGTCGTCGTGCTAAAGGGGGTTTCGGAATGGTCATCACCTGTGCGTCACATGTGCTGAAAGAGGGGCAGGGTTGGCCTGGCCAAATGGGAATCTTCGCTGACGAGCTTTTGCCAGGGCTTCAGTCTGCTGCTCAGGGAATTCGTGACGAAGGCAGTTTAGGGGTGGTACAAATTTATCACGGCGGAATTCGCTCCCCCAAAAAACTAACTGGGCTGACACCGCAGTCGGCGATCGCCCATGCTCCCAGTGATAATCTCCCTGACGGTGCAGATCCTATGTCGGAGGCCACCATTGAGCGAATCATTGAAGGCTTTATTGCTGCGGCGGTACGTGCTGAAAAAGCCGGGTTTGACGGCATTGAAGTTCATGGGGCTCACGGCTACTTGCTGACTCAGTTTATGGATACCAGCAACCAAAGGTCAGATTCATGGGGTGGCTCCTATGAGAACCGATCTCGTATCTACCGGCGAATTGTCCGCGGGATTCGGGGCAAAGTTAGCTCTAGTTTCTTGGTGGGGGTGCGGATCAGCCCAGAGTCGTATCCGGGGCAGGGTGGACTTCTTCTTGACGAAAGCCTGCGCCTTTCTCAAGATCTTATCGACGATGGCATAGACTTTTTACATGTTTCCCTTTGGGATGTTTTTAAGGATTCCGAGCAGCGTCCCGGTGAGTCCTTGCTAGATATTTTTGTTGGCGCAGTCGATGGCCAAGTACCACTTATGGTCGCTGGTAAAGTCAGCCGACCTCAGCAAGCGGAAGATGTTAAGAATCGTGGTGCGGATCTTGTTGCTCTCGGTCGTGTTGCGATCGGTAACCCTGATTGGCCTCATCTTGCTGGTGATGCTGATTATCAGCCTGCGGAGCCTCCGTTTAGCGAGTCTTATCTTCGGGAGCAAGCGCTTGGTTCGTCGTTTATTAGTTATATGAAACGTTGGGATGGCTTTGTGAAAGCCGATTGA
- a CDS encoding tetratricopeptide repeat protein codes for MNSNNQKKYEDSIARARRISPDSKAIKELEAKNALRANQTEKARDLMNQLPSLKNVVRFTNNRAVALIQCDRFQEGIEAYKQALVALPSNKVELRCIVLYNLGLAYARADNLEEALATLKQALISQDKQRRTRVKSLMKKVLHAKKSGEPLLLPNAKSGHPLTSQEQLGDLDQDIVYAMSLDPGESCCFRIFFHYQSEVPLEPYLNLKRPKFILRESIKKEYALGLEKLMKAG; via the coding sequence ATGAATAGCAATAATCAAAAGAAGTATGAGGACTCCATCGCAAGGGCTCGGCGTATTAGCCCTGATAGCAAAGCAATAAAGGAGCTAGAAGCCAAGAACGCCTTGCGAGCAAATCAAACTGAAAAAGCCAGAGACTTAATGAATCAGCTACCATCTTTGAAAAATGTTGTGCGCTTTACTAATAATCGAGCCGTTGCCCTCATTCAGTGTGATCGGTTTCAAGAAGGGATCGAAGCATACAAGCAAGCGCTCGTAGCATTGCCCAGTAATAAAGTTGAGCTACGCTGCATTGTTCTTTACAATCTAGGCCTGGCCTACGCTCGCGCTGATAATCTTGAAGAAGCCCTTGCAACCCTGAAACAGGCTCTAATCAGCCAAGACAAGCAGCGACGAACACGGGTAAAAAGTTTGATGAAAAAAGTGCTCCACGCTAAAAAAAGCGGAGAGCCTTTACTTCTACCCAACGCAAAATCTGGCCATCCATTGACTAGCCAGGAGCAGCTTGGAGACCTTGACCAAGACATCGTGTATGCCATGTCTCTTGATCCTGGAGAGAGCTGCTGCTTTAGAATCTTTTTTCATTATCAATCAGAAGTCCCTCTGGAGCCGTATTTGAATCTAAAAAGACCCAAGTTCATACTTCGCGAGTCTATTAAGAAAGAATACGCGCTTGGCTTGGAAAAGCTGATGAAGGCGGGATAG
- a CDS encoding N-acyl amino acid synthase FeeM domain-containing protein → MAKKQDTSSLACLGLYQWPPQSPQPKLTPKLDAKVDVCDSTEMILCRFWLDRASYNLLHLRTIEDSFTWDLGEIYNIQFLVQKGIWTKVTVRVAYTNKRTKRIGLRILNCHGMFKHHIGQLLFEYNDRWTPKQLYKLQFPVSSIKDAVVFKTVSSSQEYDAVVNLRTKAYALEGKIPNVDDQPQAMGDEFDERSIIVIAKHGTRVVASLRLIITQANEPFEHEHSLVIPRYFPKKQDIIEITRVCTHPDYRAGDLLEGLFQYSSYLAMAHSRDWIIGSSTDQLLSLYEKLGFQTVPVFFEHRDFKGQKHTLFFANKHDIIFGRQVNPVVWTLMYQEIYEFAKQMGFLGPALPIDELRIKVYQAVGKIVRWVRNQQKQRLMAKFSMNEG, encoded by the coding sequence ATGGCAAAAAAGCAAGACACATCATCCCTGGCATGCCTCGGCCTATATCAATGGCCTCCGCAAAGCCCGCAACCTAAGTTGACGCCAAAACTAGATGCCAAAGTAGACGTCTGTGATTCTACAGAGATGATACTATGTCGGTTTTGGCTCGACCGCGCATCTTACAACCTATTACATTTACGAACCATCGAAGACTCTTTCACCTGGGATCTTGGCGAAATTTATAATATCCAGTTCCTAGTGCAAAAAGGCATATGGACAAAAGTAACCGTTCGCGTAGCTTACACCAATAAGCGAACCAAACGTATTGGCTTACGTATCCTCAATTGCCATGGTATGTTTAAGCACCATATTGGCCAGCTTTTATTTGAGTACAACGACCGCTGGACCCCAAAACAGCTCTACAAATTGCAATTCCCCGTTTCTTCTATCAAGGATGCTGTCGTCTTTAAAACCGTTTCTTCGTCGCAGGAATACGACGCTGTGGTGAACCTTCGTACCAAAGCCTATGCTTTAGAAGGAAAGATTCCCAATGTAGACGATCAGCCTCAGGCCATGGGCGATGAGTTTGACGAGCGATCGATTATCGTGATTGCAAAACACGGCACTAGAGTCGTTGCTAGCTTAAGGCTAATCATCACCCAAGCTAACGAACCTTTTGAGCATGAACACTCTCTAGTCATCCCCCGTTACTTCCCTAAGAAGCAAGACATCATTGAAATCACCAGGGTTTGTACCCATCCAGACTACCGAGCAGGAGACCTGTTGGAAGGCCTATTCCAATACTCATCATACCTCGCCATGGCTCATAGCCGTGACTGGATCATTGGTAGCTCTACCGACCAACTGTTATCCCTTTATGAAAAACTTGGTTTTCAAACCGTTCCTGTTTTTTTCGAACACAGAGACTTCAAAGGCCAAAAGCACACTTTGTTTTTCGCCAACAAGCACGATATCATCTTTGGTCGGCAGGTTAATCCTGTGGTCTGGACCTTAATGTACCAAGAGATTTATGAATTTGCCAAACAGATGGGCTTCCTAGGCCCCGCCTTACCGATTGATGAATTGCGGATCAAGGTCTACCAAGCTGTAGGGAAAATCGTTCGTTGGGTGAGAAACCAGCAAAAGCAAAGGCTGATGGCGAAGTTCAGTATGAACGAAGGTTAG
- a CDS encoding threonine/serine ThrE exporter family protein yields the protein MLNTKSRYSEPLEFILLVGRSLHRYGAAAHHIEAALFGLAQKYCDEYEFFVTPTAIISSVKIDGEWQSRLQRVTPGGIDLGKLSLVDDVGDKVTHGVMNMQAGIEQIRKINRIPEGRFDPLIRILFFMVASLGFGGFLVFDWLDLAVVGVLGFVAAIMGEIIALIPNISQVKEFLISFVVSFLALLLISVFPDLTVNRIILSSLIVLIPGLSLTIALSEIATNNWLAGTARLMGAAAELLKISFGVVVGGLAAKGIHNIPVSSIEGQPDFLVPEIFLLLLSGLSFSYLFRNLRRDYIWVIIGACLGYYSSQLGAYIFGRELGVFWGGACLAAFSNGFARYLHRPALTVLIPGLIPMVPGSIGFQSLTFMFEHDVMATMASTFNLVIVAVALVAGLTVGNMIVHPRRSL from the coding sequence ATGCTGAATACTAAGAGCCGCTATAGCGAGCCTCTCGAATTTATTCTTCTTGTTGGTCGGTCTCTTCATCGCTATGGCGCAGCCGCTCATCATATCGAAGCAGCACTCTTTGGCTTGGCTCAGAAATACTGTGATGAATATGAATTCTTTGTCACTCCTACCGCGATTATTTCTTCTGTAAAGATTGATGGGGAATGGCAGTCACGACTCCAGCGAGTCACCCCTGGCGGTATCGATTTGGGCAAGCTTTCTCTGGTCGATGATGTTGGTGATAAGGTCACTCATGGTGTCATGAATATGCAAGCTGGAATCGAACAAATTCGCAAGATCAATCGTATTCCAGAGGGGCGGTTTGATCCCCTCATTCGTATTTTGTTTTTTATGGTAGCTTCGTTGGGCTTTGGTGGCTTTTTGGTTTTTGATTGGCTCGATCTCGCTGTGGTAGGAGTCCTTGGGTTTGTTGCAGCCATCATGGGCGAAATCATCGCGTTGATCCCTAATATTTCACAGGTCAAGGAGTTCTTAATATCGTTTGTGGTCTCCTTCTTGGCCCTGCTCTTGATCTCTGTTTTCCCTGATCTAACCGTGAACAGGATTATTCTTTCAAGCTTGATTGTGCTGATACCTGGCCTATCGCTTACCATTGCTCTTTCCGAGATCGCTACGAATAACTGGCTCGCTGGCACTGCCCGGCTGATGGGAGCCGCAGCCGAGCTTCTTAAAATCAGTTTTGGTGTAGTCGTGGGAGGTTTAGCTGCAAAGGGTATTCATAATATCCCCGTCAGCTCGATCGAAGGGCAGCCAGACTTCCTAGTTCCGGAAATCTTTCTTCTTCTTCTTTCAGGATTGTCGTTTTCGTATCTATTCCGCAATTTGCGTCGAGACTATATCTGGGTTATCATCGGTGCTTGTCTTGGCTACTACTCGTCTCAGTTAGGAGCCTATATATTCGGTCGCGAGTTGGGTGTTTTTTGGGGCGGAGCCTGCCTTGCAGCATTCAGTAATGGCTTTGCAAGGTATCTCCATCGGCCTGCGCTTACGGTCCTGATTCCTGGCCTAATTCCCATGGTTCCGGGGAGCATTGGCTTTCAATCCCTGACATTCATGTTTGAGCATGATGTCATGGCAACCATGGCATCAACATTCAATCTTGTGATTGTAGCGGTCGCTTTAGTTGCAGGCTTGACCGTGGGGAACATGATTGTTCACCCGCGGCGAAGCCTATGA
- a CDS encoding response regulator: protein MNSILQLRRILIVAPGGAFLQQATQAFQELGFQNIEAAHSVESAFHLLEVEPFDWIFTPIDLDGKIYTFQLLSVIRKTPVLGKVKVSILANRDTMKAVGRCFELGALSYHNILLNKNNLQNEVSGILERMKHLNHDYRLVAADYIRLYLDEMEHFRDLEAFELALIRE from the coding sequence ATGAACTCCATCCTACAGCTGCGAAGAATCCTTATCGTCGCCCCAGGTGGAGCCTTTCTTCAGCAAGCGACCCAAGCATTTCAAGAACTCGGCTTCCAGAATATTGAGGCCGCCCATTCGGTGGAATCAGCATTTCACCTGTTGGAAGTGGAACCGTTCGATTGGATTTTTACCCCAATAGACCTCGACGGTAAGATCTATACGTTTCAACTTCTGTCCGTAATCCGGAAAACTCCCGTTCTTGGCAAGGTCAAGGTATCGATTCTTGCCAATCGCGACACGATGAAAGCTGTCGGTCGCTGTTTCGAACTTGGAGCCTTGTCATACCACAATATTCTTCTCAATAAGAATAACTTGCAGAACGAGGTGTCCGGCATTCTTGAACGAATGAAACATCTCAATCATGATTATCGGCTCGTAGCTGCAGATTACATTCGACTATACCTCGATGAAATGGAACACTTTCGCGATTTAGAGGCCTTTGAACTTGCGTTAATTCGTGAGTAG
- a CDS encoding TIGR02147 family protein — MNQVDYILLSSKSSHEALKSLYNFQKQKQPTFSLTILGKKLGISSKGHISDMIRGRRSISRKHWSVLSQVFDLSETQTHYFHCLLEKDHSKCAQQRSYFERQLQSLESMINSRFDSRTLPKVEAPTKSAIEVIEAFNLFNGRPSFRDLLDYFGRHRYREIENTLSFLLEKDFVQEVNGVYFQSQRSQSIQEALDSETDYLKASFIEGCEQIDQYEDRPDQAVFTSEVLCLSQKDYLDLVQEMKAFLTKAKQKTNQGEADQLVKVNLQLYPLGMKI, encoded by the coding sequence ATGAATCAAGTTGATTACATTTTACTTTCATCAAAGTCCTCTCACGAGGCTCTCAAAAGTCTGTACAATTTTCAAAAGCAGAAACAACCGACCTTTAGTTTGACGATACTCGGCAAGAAGCTAGGTATCAGCTCCAAGGGTCACATCTCTGATATGATCAGAGGCCGTCGATCGATCAGTCGTAAGCACTGGTCAGTCTTGAGTCAAGTTTTCGATCTGTCCGAAACTCAGACTCACTACTTTCACTGCTTGCTAGAAAAAGATCACAGCAAGTGTGCTCAGCAGCGAAGCTATTTCGAACGACAATTACAGTCGCTCGAAAGCATGATTAACAGCCGCTTCGACTCTCGCACGCTACCAAAGGTCGAAGCACCTACTAAATCAGCTATTGAAGTGATTGAGGCATTCAATCTTTTCAATGGCCGACCAAGCTTTCGCGACCTACTTGATTATTTCGGCCGGCATCGTTACCGAGAGATCGAAAACACCCTGAGCTTTCTGCTCGAAAAGGATTTCGTTCAGGAAGTCAATGGAGTCTACTTCCAAAGCCAGCGAAGCCAGAGCATTCAGGAAGCACTCGATTCAGAAACGGACTATCTCAAGGCTAGCTTCATTGAAGGTTGTGAACAGATCGATCAGTATGAGGATCGTCCCGATCAAGCCGTTTTCACCTCTGAAGTACTCTGCTTGTCCCAAAAAGATTATCTAGACTTGGTACAGGAAATGAAGGCCTTTCTCACAAAGGCTAAGCAGAAGACCAACCAAGGTGAAGCGGATCAACTGGTGAAGGTGAATCTTCAACTCTATCCGCTGGGTATGAAGATATAA
- a CDS encoding GGDEF domain-containing protein, with translation MNPPSNRWFRKALSFLVPTLRISKPSWQANWLELEKKRFRNIARWLFISTAIGYVLHFVLIDLPLGKSPIEVWIAYRFGLTAFSLFGLALTFHEGFSSSRFYKVPVLVAGFLFSIMQAQAMVWHPATPYFYAFLLPCLTTVMARMDLLKSLGYLGLIHAVQVPTLLATGLETHLIVSAITMSLGAATVFRSNMISDVNAFLSEQLKDEIQHKLNDALKTTKHKEKALAESNRQLVRKNLVFQTLLESSTNLPHFQDVRELLEYAIDQFEELFQDCGVMMILSDQGTHRFGEAVYTNIAEDTQQLMANNYRKLLNDEFLNSLKLSVFNDESGHHYPVESLISLPMISSADKVVGTALFIGVQMGPEAVETISLFLALVTSCAENLALTKRLEHLAHTDNLTSVYNRNYFEREIRRHIRTNTEYPDLHFSVLLVDVNGLKTVNDYYGHKEGDNLIVKVANLLKTTCRRTDVVCRLGGDEFVIICPETKDASKLLYRIRNRESSMRLHFHTEAGQEIEMPVSVSVGLASTCQFSPDGILRAADELMYEDKRKHYQLHQLKRSS, from the coding sequence ATGAATCCACCATCGAATCGCTGGTTCAGGAAAGCTTTGTCTTTTTTGGTGCCAACACTTCGGATATCGAAGCCCAGCTGGCAAGCAAACTGGCTTGAGTTAGAGAAGAAGCGTTTTCGTAATATTGCGCGCTGGCTCTTTATATCTACAGCCATCGGTTATGTCCTGCATTTCGTGCTCATAGATCTGCCCCTTGGCAAATCCCCTATCGAAGTCTGGATCGCTTACCGTTTCGGCCTAACCGCATTCTCGCTCTTTGGGTTGGCACTCACGTTTCACGAAGGTTTCAGTTCTTCGCGATTCTATAAAGTCCCAGTATTGGTTGCTGGATTCCTCTTCAGTATCATGCAGGCTCAAGCCATGGTGTGGCACCCGGCAACCCCTTACTTCTACGCCTTTCTCTTGCCTTGTTTGACGACTGTGATGGCGCGTATGGATCTACTGAAGAGTCTGGGCTATCTGGGATTGATTCATGCTGTTCAAGTTCCAACTCTGTTAGCCACTGGCCTAGAAACGCACCTCATAGTTAGCGCGATTACTATGAGCCTTGGTGCTGCAACTGTATTTCGATCGAATATGATCTCTGATGTTAATGCCTTTCTCTCAGAGCAGTTAAAGGATGAAATTCAGCATAAGCTCAATGATGCTCTAAAAACTACAAAACACAAAGAGAAGGCTCTTGCTGAATCGAATCGCCAATTGGTTCGTAAGAATTTGGTGTTTCAGACATTGCTGGAGTCCAGTACCAATCTTCCCCACTTCCAAGATGTTCGCGAACTTTTAGAGTATGCCATTGACCAGTTTGAAGAGCTATTTCAGGACTGTGGTGTGATGATGATCCTGTCTGATCAAGGGACCCACCGCTTTGGAGAGGCCGTGTACACAAACATTGCTGAAGATACCCAGCAGCTCATGGCTAATAACTATAGGAAACTACTCAATGATGAGTTTTTGAACTCCTTGAAACTATCAGTTTTCAACGATGAGTCTGGTCATCACTATCCTGTCGAGTCTCTGATTTCCTTGCCGATGATCAGCTCGGCGGATAAAGTCGTGGGAACGGCACTCTTTATTGGAGTTCAAATGGGGCCGGAGGCCGTGGAGACGATTTCTTTGTTCTTAGCCCTCGTTACAAGCTGTGCCGAAAACCTTGCACTAACCAAGCGGCTCGAACACTTGGCACATACGGATAACCTTACCAGTGTTTACAATAGGAATTACTTCGAGCGAGAGATCCGGCGGCATATACGCACTAATACTGAATATCCTGACTTGCATTTCAGTGTTTTACTCGTAGATGTGAATGGCCTAAAGACTGTGAATGACTACTATGGCCATAAAGAGGGGGATAACCTCATTGTCAAAGTTGCGAATCTTCTCAAAACAACCTGCCGTCGCACGGATGTGGTTTGTCGATTGGGAGGTGATGAGTTTGTGATTATTTGCCCAGAAACTAAAGATGCTAGCAAACTTCTCTATCGCATCCGTAATCGGGAGTCGAGTATGAGGCTGCACTTTCATACCGAGGCCGGCCAAGAAATCGAGATGCCAGTATCTGTCAGTGTGGGGTTAGCCAGCACTTGCCAGTTTTCTCCTGATGGGATTCTGCGCGCCGCAGATGAGCTGATGTACGAAGATAAGCGGAAGCACTATCAGTTACATCAATTGAAAAGAAGCTCTTAA